Proteins from a single region of Erythrobacter sp.:
- a CDS encoding periplasmic heavy metal sensor has protein sequence MNLRRIALAAGLIIALALVGVWLGRMLQPAPHHGGAELHALIHGELDLDPAQEQELTALERQFAARREALEDRLKRSNALLGDAIAAEHEYGPRVSAAVDDTHDAMGDLQKATLEHVFAMRAILRPDQQARFDAVVSKSLAAQPQ, from the coding sequence ATGAACCTTCGTCGTATCGCCTTGGCGGCAGGGCTAATTATTGCGCTCGCGCTGGTGGGCGTATGGCTCGGGCGCATGCTTCAGCCCGCACCGCACCATGGTGGGGCTGAACTCCACGCCTTGATTCATGGTGAGCTCGACCTCGATCCGGCCCAGGAACAAGAACTGACCGCATTGGAGCGCCAGTTTGCAGCGCGGCGCGAGGCGCTCGAAGACCGGCTGAAGCGCAGCAATGCACTGCTTGGCGACGCCATTGCCGCTGAACATGAGTATGGTCCCCGCGTTTCTGCGGCGGTGGACGATACGCATGATGCGATGGGGGATCTCCAGAAGGCGACGCTCGAGCATGTTTTCGCGATGCGGGCCATTCTTCGCCCCGATCAACAGGCGCGGTTCGATGCGGTGGTTAGCAAGAGCCTCGCTGCACAGCCGCAGTGA
- a CDS encoding copper resistance protein B, with the protein MDHSTMDHGMMGGAASASPGPAMETPPPPEAGSGPPRAADAIWGADAMRASREDLQRTHGDFPVFWFQGDRFETQVRDGREGYLWDIQGYYGGPTSRLWFKSEGEGTFGEPIEQAEVQALYARAIAPFWDLQAGVRQDLGGPDTTHAVIGVQGLSPYMFEVDAALFLSQRGDLTARIEGEVDQRITQRLILQPRAEVNLSAQDIPRLGIGSGIDSVEVGVRLRYEFIREFAPYIGIEQSWRLGGSADYARARGDDPSVTNYLVGIRFWF; encoded by the coding sequence ATGGACCACAGCACCATGGATCATGGCATGATGGGCGGCGCAGCGTCGGCATCGCCTGGACCTGCCATGGAAACCCCGCCGCCACCTGAGGCCGGAAGCGGTCCACCGCGTGCTGCCGATGCCATTTGGGGCGCCGACGCGATGCGGGCTTCGCGTGAGGATTTGCAACGCACCCATGGCGATTTCCCGGTCTTCTGGTTCCAGGGAGATCGTTTCGAGACGCAGGTGCGCGACGGCCGTGAGGGCTATCTGTGGGATATTCAGGGCTATTATGGCGGGCCGACGAGCCGGCTCTGGTTCAAGAGCGAAGGTGAAGGCACGTTCGGCGAACCGATTGAACAAGCCGAAGTTCAGGCGCTTTACGCCCGGGCCATTGCGCCCTTCTGGGATCTGCAGGCGGGCGTGCGGCAAGACCTCGGCGGACCCGACACCACACATGCAGTGATCGGCGTGCAAGGGCTTTCGCCCTATATGTTCGAAGTCGACGCCGCATTGTTTCTGTCACAGCGCGGCGATCTCACGGCGCGGATAGAGGGCGAGGTCGACCAGCGGATCACGCAGCGTCTGATCTTGCAACCGCGCGCCGAGGTGAACCTGTCGGCGCAGGACATTCCGCGCCTCGGCATCGGTTCAGGGATCGACTCGGTCGAGGTCGGCGTGCGGCTGCGCTACGAATTCATCCGCGAGTTTGCCCCCTATATCGGCATCGAACAAAGCTGGCGCCTCGGCGGCAGCGCCGATTACGCCCGCGCACGCGGCGATGATCCCAGCGTTACCAATTATCTCGTCGGCATCCGTTTCTGGTTTTGA
- a CDS encoding MauE/DoxX family redox-associated membrane protein, with protein MPSPAKTAVLHRMVMPNHTCPYGLKSKHLLEARGYKVDDRHLTTREQTDAFKAEHGVATTPQTFIDGERIGGHDDLRRFFGIKVPDPNATSYRPIIALFAMTAAMAIAAGIAVDGTALSIRVAEWFIAFSMCVLALLKLQNVDKFATMFLNYDLLAKRWVPYATLYPFAEGLAGVLMVSGQLHWISIPVALFIGTIGAISVFKAVYIDKRELKCACVGGDSNVPLGFVSLTENLMMIGMALWMMT; from the coding sequence ATGCCCTCACCCGCCAAAACCGCGGTGCTCCACCGCATGGTCATGCCCAATCACACCTGCCCCTATGGCCTGAAATCCAAGCATCTGCTCGAAGCGCGCGGCTACAAGGTGGATGATCGGCACCTTACCACGCGCGAACAAACGGATGCCTTCAAGGCTGAACACGGCGTTGCGACCACCCCCCAAACCTTCATCGATGGTGAGCGTATTGGAGGTCATGACGACCTGCGGCGATTCTTCGGGATCAAGGTCCCTGATCCCAATGCTACCAGCTATCGTCCGATCATCGCGCTCTTCGCCATGACCGCAGCGATGGCAATTGCGGCCGGCATCGCGGTCGATGGCACGGCCCTGAGCATTCGCGTTGCCGAGTGGTTTATCGCGTTCAGCATGTGCGTCTTGGCGCTGCTCAAGCTCCAGAACGTCGACAAGTTCGCGACGATGTTCCTCAATTACGACCTTCTGGCAAAGCGCTGGGTGCCTTATGCGACCCTCTATCCCTTCGCCGAGGGCCTGGCCGGTGTACTCATGGTTTCAGGCCAGCTGCATTGGATCTCGATACCGGTGGCGCTGTTCATCGGAACGATCGGTGCGATCTCGGTCTTCAAGGCAGTCTATATCGATAAGCGCGAACTCAAATGCGCTTGCGTCGGCGGCGACAGCAATGTCCCGCTAGGCTTTGTCTCATTGACAGAGAACCTGATGATGATCGGCATGGCGCTGTGGATGATGACGTAG
- a CDS encoding MerR family transcriptional regulator yields MKIGELARAGGVNVETIRYYQRRGLLAQPARHEGPRRYTRSDLGRLQSIRSAQTAGFTLDEIATLLALDTGDRTAAQDLARARIAALDEKIATLQTMRGALVRLADDCASERSGLCPIIDAFSFDHENTGSKVAR; encoded by the coding sequence ATGAAAATCGGTGAACTTGCCCGCGCAGGCGGGGTCAATGTCGAGACGATCCGCTATTATCAGCGACGCGGATTGCTGGCGCAGCCTGCGCGGCATGAGGGGCCACGGCGCTATACGCGCAGCGATCTTGGCCGCTTGCAATCGATCCGCTCGGCGCAGACTGCGGGCTTCACGCTTGACGAGATCGCGACCCTTCTTGCTCTCGATACCGGCGACCGCACAGCGGCGCAGGATCTGGCGCGCGCTCGGATCGCGGCTCTCGATGAAAAAATCGCGACCTTGCAAACCATGCGGGGAGCCCTCGTCAGGCTCGCCGATGACTGCGCGTCGGAGCGATCCGGACTCTGTCCCATCATCGATGCTTTCAGCTTTGACCACGAAAATACAGGCTCGAAGGTGGCAAGATGA
- a CDS encoding cation diffusion facilitator family transporter → MQWLVGGKLMGAGHDHGSAGHQGHSHGAGASTRRLAIALGLTTTFLIAELVGAFVFDSLALLSDAAHMFTDSAALAIALAAVKIGQRPPDDQRTFGYRRFEILAAAFNAILLFAVAGYILIEGIGRFFAPQPVESVGMLIVATLGLLVNLIAMRILAGGKDDSLNIKGAYLEVWADMLGSLGVIGAAIAIYFTGLNWIDPIVAIAIGLWVLPRTWILLRDTTNILLQGVPRGFDLIAIRTAMAEMQGVNGVHDLHLWSVAGDDASLTAHVAIGGVEDAEAVRLAVTVMLKAQFAIHHVTIQTEAVPCTDETPMHR, encoded by the coding sequence TTGCAATGGCTCGTTGGTGGCAAGCTGATGGGCGCGGGTCATGATCATGGCAGTGCCGGTCACCAGGGCCACAGCCATGGCGCTGGTGCCAGCACCCGGCGCCTTGCCATTGCACTCGGACTGACGACGACCTTCCTGATCGCCGAGTTGGTCGGGGCCTTTGTCTTTGACAGCCTGGCGCTGCTTTCTGACGCTGCGCATATGTTCACTGACAGTGCGGCGCTGGCGATTGCGCTGGCGGCGGTCAAGATCGGTCAGCGTCCGCCTGATGATCAGCGTACCTTCGGCTATCGGCGATTCGAGATATTGGCTGCTGCCTTCAACGCGATCCTGCTGTTTGCGGTCGCCGGATACATTCTGATCGAGGGGATTGGGCGGTTCTTCGCACCGCAGCCCGTTGAATCGGTCGGGATGCTGATTGTCGCAACGCTCGGGTTGCTCGTGAACCTTATTGCCATGCGAATCCTTGCTGGTGGCAAGGACGACAGCCTCAATATCAAGGGGGCCTATCTTGAGGTGTGGGCTGACATGCTCGGCTCGCTTGGCGTCATTGGTGCGGCGATCGCAATCTATTTCACCGGTCTCAACTGGATCGACCCGATCGTCGCGATCGCGATCGGTCTCTGGGTGCTGCCGCGCACGTGGATATTGCTGCGCGACACCACGAATATCCTCCTGCAAGGCGTGCCACGCGGGTTTGACCTCATAGCCATCCGCACTGCGATGGCCGAGATGCAGGGCGTGAACGGGGTTCACGACCTGCACCTGTGGTCAGTCGCGGGCGACGATGCCAGCCTAACCGCGCATGTTGCGATTGGCGGCGTGGAGGATGCAGAAGCGGTGCGGCTCGCCGTTACTGTTATGCTGAAAGCGCAGTTTGCGATCCATCATGTCACGATCCAGACAGAAGCTGTGCCGTGCACTGATGAAACGCCAATGCATCGCTGA
- a CDS encoding CusA/CzcA family heavy metal efflux RND transporter has protein sequence MIEKILAFAVERRVLVVLLTAFAAIYGATQLVQLPVDAVPDITNRQVQINAVAPSLGPTEMERQVSYPIETAMAGMPGLVETRSISRNGFAQVTVIFTDDTDLYFARQQVGERLTQAAGTLPPGVDPQIGPVSTGLGEVLMWTVDFAHPDGRGAPRARAGQPGWQTDDSYLTPEGQRLTTPEERLTYLRTVQDWIIRPQMRQVANVAGVDAIGGFVKQYEVAPDPVRLAAAGLSMTDLVDALERGNVSSGAGVVERSGEGLVVRADARVSRGSEIANIVIAQRGGAPVRVIDVATISSGREVRTGAASVNGHGAVVGTALMLAGGNSRTVAAESAAKLDEIGAALPPGIVVTPVLDRSVLVDATISTVAKNLTEGALLVIVVLFLLLGNFRAAIITALVIPLSMLLAAIGMVKGGVSGNLMSLGALDFGLIVDGAVIIVENCLRRLAERQHHEDRLLSLQERLHEVMVAAREMIRPSVFGQAIIILVYLPLLAFDGVEGKMFAPMAITVMLALAAAFILSLTFVPAMVALLVTGKVEEKEPRVLAATRSRYEPLLDKALARPWVAIGSGAAIFLVALVAFTSLGREFIPQLDEKNFALHAMRIPSTSVEQSASMQLQVERVIAGFPEVATVFSKTGTAEVATDPMPGNVSDTFVILRPREEWTDPSETKAALIARVEARLNTLLGNNYEFSQPIQMRFNELISGVRSDVAVKVYGDDFETLNATAQRVAAALRAVDGASDVKVEQTEGLPALVIDFDRAAIAAYGLSVGDVTDVVQIALGGREAGLVFEGDRRFDVVVRLPEEQRRDLDALAALPVALPSADGTARSVQLGQLVRFRIENGPNQVSRENGKRRVVVQANVRGRDLGSFVADAQAAVANDVQIPPGLWIDWGGQFENLERAQNRLSIVVPLVFAAIFALLYAALGSASRAAMVFSAVPLALSGGVLLLWLRGMPFSVSAAVGFIALSGVAVLNGLVMMSSILALRQNGKGVLESVREGALMRLRPVLMTALVASLGFVPMALASGTGAEVQRPIATVVIGGLISATLLTLVVLPALARLVLGREARRFPDEEPQPLSPVMA, from the coding sequence ATGATTGAAAAAATCCTCGCCTTCGCCGTCGAGCGAAGGGTGCTGGTGGTCCTCCTGACCGCATTCGCCGCCATTTATGGCGCCACTCAACTTGTCCAACTGCCTGTCGATGCAGTGCCCGACATCACCAACCGGCAGGTGCAGATCAACGCCGTCGCGCCCTCGCTCGGGCCGACGGAAATGGAACGCCAGGTCAGCTATCCCATTGAAACTGCCATGGCGGGCATGCCCGGCCTTGTTGAAACCCGCTCGATCTCGCGCAACGGGTTTGCGCAGGTCACGGTGATCTTCACCGACGATACCGATCTCTATTTCGCCCGCCAGCAAGTGGGGGAGCGATTGACGCAGGCGGCGGGCACATTGCCGCCCGGGGTGGATCCACAAATCGGACCGGTGTCGACCGGCCTTGGCGAAGTGCTGATGTGGACGGTCGACTTCGCGCATCCCGACGGGCGCGGGGCTCCGCGCGCGCGGGCCGGGCAGCCGGGTTGGCAAACTGACGACAGCTATCTTACTCCTGAAGGACAGCGGCTGACGACGCCGGAAGAGCGGCTGACCTACCTGCGTACGGTCCAGGACTGGATCATTCGGCCACAGATGCGTCAGGTTGCCAATGTCGCGGGTGTCGACGCCATCGGCGGTTTCGTGAAGCAATATGAAGTCGCGCCCGATCCGGTGCGGCTCGCCGCCGCCGGTCTTTCGATGACCGACCTCGTCGACGCGCTCGAACGTGGCAATGTGTCGAGCGGTGCGGGTGTGGTCGAGCGCAGCGGGGAAGGACTGGTGGTTCGCGCCGATGCCCGGGTATCACGCGGGTCTGAGATTGCCAATATCGTGATTGCCCAGCGGGGCGGGGCGCCGGTGCGGGTCATTGATGTGGCGACCATTTCGTCGGGCCGCGAGGTCCGCACGGGTGCAGCCAGCGTCAATGGTCATGGCGCTGTGGTTGGCACTGCCCTGATGCTTGCAGGCGGCAACAGCCGCACGGTGGCGGCCGAATCCGCCGCGAAGCTCGATGAGATCGGCGCGGCCCTCCCGCCCGGCATTGTCGTGACGCCGGTGCTTGATCGTTCGGTGCTGGTCGATGCGACGATCAGCACGGTGGCCAAGAACCTGACCGAGGGCGCGCTCCTTGTTATTGTCGTCCTGTTCCTGCTGCTCGGCAATTTCCGCGCAGCCATCATCACGGCGCTGGTGATCCCGCTGTCGATGCTACTGGCGGCAATCGGGATGGTCAAAGGGGGTGTTTCAGGCAATCTGATGAGCCTCGGCGCGCTCGATTTCGGGCTGATTGTCGATGGCGCGGTCATCATCGTTGAAAATTGCCTGCGCCGTCTGGCCGAGCGCCAACACCATGAAGACAGGCTGCTCAGTTTGCAGGAGCGGCTTCACGAAGTGATGGTTGCGGCGCGCGAGATGATCCGCCCGTCGGTGTTCGGTCAGGCCATCATTATTCTGGTGTATCTGCCGCTGCTCGCGTTCGACGGGGTGGAAGGCAAGATGTTCGCGCCAATGGCGATCACGGTGATGCTGGCGCTTGCAGCAGCGTTCATTTTGTCGCTGACCTTCGTCCCAGCGATGGTGGCGCTGCTCGTGACCGGCAAGGTCGAGGAGAAGGAGCCGCGCGTGCTGGCAGCAACGCGAAGCCGCTATGAGCCCTTGCTCGACAAGGCGCTGGCCCGGCCATGGGTGGCCATCGGCTCGGGAGCGGCGATTTTCCTTGTCGCGCTCGTCGCCTTCACCAGCCTTGGTCGCGAGTTCATTCCCCAGCTCGACGAGAAGAATTTCGCGCTCCACGCGATGCGGATCCCGTCGACGAGTGTCGAGCAATCGGCCTCGATGCAGTTGCAGGTCGAACGGGTGATTGCTGGCTTTCCGGAGGTCGCGACGGTCTTCTCGAAGACGGGCACGGCGGAAGTTGCGACTGACCCGATGCCCGGCAATGTGTCCGACACCTTTGTGATCCTGCGCCCACGCGAGGAGTGGACCGATCCGTCCGAAACAAAGGCCGCGCTGATTGCCCGGGTGGAAGCCCGGCTGAACACGCTGCTCGGCAACAATTATGAGTTCAGCCAGCCCATCCAGATGCGCTTCAACGAGCTGATTTCGGGCGTTCGATCCGATGTGGCGGTCAAGGTCTATGGCGATGATTTCGAAACACTCAATGCCACGGCGCAGCGCGTTGCAGCTGCGCTGCGTGCGGTCGACGGTGCTTCGGATGTCAAGGTTGAGCAGACCGAAGGATTGCCGGCGCTGGTGATCGATTTCGACCGGGCGGCGATTGCAGCCTATGGTCTGTCGGTTGGCGATGTGACCGATGTGGTGCAGATCGCGCTCGGCGGCCGCGAGGCCGGGCTGGTGTTCGAAGGCGACCGGCGGTTTGATGTCGTGGTGCGCCTGCCCGAAGAGCAGCGACGCGATCTCGATGCGCTTGCGGCCTTGCCGGTGGCATTGCCATCGGCCGATGGCACGGCGAGATCCGTACAACTGGGCCAACTCGTCCGCTTCCGCATCGAAAACGGTCCCAACCAGGTCAGCCGCGAAAACGGCAAACGCCGGGTGGTGGTGCAGGCCAATGTACGCGGGCGGGACTTGGGCTCGTTCGTTGCCGATGCGCAAGCCGCGGTCGCCAATGATGTGCAGATTCCTCCGGGTCTGTGGATCGACTGGGGCGGCCAGTTCGAGAATCTCGAACGTGCGCAAAACCGCCTTAGTATCGTGGTGCCACTTGTCTTCGCGGCGATATTCGCCTTGCTCTACGCAGCGCTGGGGTCGGCAAGCCGTGCGGCGATGGTCTTCTCGGCGGTGCCGCTGGCACTCAGCGGCGGGGTGCTATTGTTGTGGCTGCGCGGGATGCCCTTCTCTGTTTCGGCAGCAGTGGGATTCATCGCTCTGTCGGGCGTGGCAGTCCTCAATGGGCTGGTCATGATGTCGAGCATCCTTGCGCTGCGTCAGAACGGCAAGGGCGTGCTGGAATCGGTGCGCGAAGGGGCGCTGATGCGTTTGCGACCCGTGCTGATGACGGCATTGGTGGCCAGTCTTGGTTTCGTGCCGATGGCGCTGGCGAGCGGCACAGGTGCGGAAGTGCAGCGACCGATCGCGACGGTGGTGATCGGCGGATTGATCTCTGCGACCTTGCTGACCTTGGTCGTCCTGCCGGCGCTGGCCCGGCTTGTGCTTGGCCGGGAAGCCAGGCGCTTTCCGGACGAAGAGCCTCAGCCGCTTTCGCCCGTGATGGCTTAG
- a CDS encoding CopD family protein, with product MRFAHYGALLWLFGWTAFRLLKLRHLEWVSQDEGRTALTLVAICAPLLSIALMLVSIAAMMGAPIASLDWPMIEAMIIGTEMGMAFLVRLALLIAGLCALLADRAGRQATLIAAMCFAGALLTLSWSGHAAATEGGLGLFHRLNNGVHLLATSLWLGAICWFLMLTVKAQRQPDLIPALPLLRVMHAFAPLGVGLVAAAALTGVINAQLIFGLENSVAVLSTPYGILLVAKVILVGMMLAFGAQNAAIGRWEVLDQRHETAEPHTALLRLRRSLAGELLLAGGVIGLVAVLGTMSPMMPMMM from the coding sequence TTGCGCTTCGCGCATTATGGTGCGCTGCTTTGGCTGTTCGGTTGGACGGCGTTTCGTTTGCTGAAGCTGCGGCACCTTGAGTGGGTGTCGCAGGATGAGGGCAGGACTGCCCTGACCCTCGTCGCCATTTGTGCGCCGCTGTTGTCAATCGCGCTGATGCTTGTGTCGATTGCAGCGATGATGGGCGCGCCGATTGCTTCGCTCGACTGGCCGATGATCGAGGCGATGATCATCGGCACCGAGATGGGCATGGCGTTTCTGGTACGCCTTGCGCTGCTGATCGCCGGCCTTTGCGCACTGCTGGCAGACCGAGCAGGGAGGCAAGCCACGCTGATTGCGGCCATGTGCTTCGCTGGCGCATTGCTGACGCTCAGCTGGAGCGGCCATGCGGCTGCGACTGAAGGCGGATTGGGCCTGTTCCACCGTTTGAACAATGGCGTCCATCTGCTGGCGACCAGCCTGTGGCTGGGCGCAATATGTTGGTTCCTGATGCTTACGGTCAAAGCCCAACGGCAGCCCGATCTCATCCCTGCTTTGCCGCTGCTTCGCGTGATGCACGCGTTCGCGCCGCTGGGCGTCGGCCTGGTCGCTGCAGCTGCACTGACGGGCGTGATCAACGCGCAGTTGATCTTCGGACTGGAGAACAGCGTGGCGGTTTTGTCCACGCCTTATGGCATCTTGCTGGTCGCCAAAGTCATACTGGTTGGCATGATGCTGGCGTTCGGTGCTCAAAACGCCGCGATCGGACGATGGGAGGTTCTCGACCAACGCCACGAGACTGCCGAGCCCCATACCGCATTGTTGCGCCTTCGCAGAAGCCTGGCAGGCGAGCTGCTGCTGGCCGGCGGTGTAATCGGTCTGGTTGCCGTGCTGGGCA
- the copC gene encoding copper homeostasis periplasmic binding protein CopC, protein MKFASLLATIAMIAAPLAAPSIALAHTRVVASTPAEGATVVRPRAVTLTFSEALLPPTAAASIVMTAMPGMANHGEMVIRNFTTAWSNGNKTMTLTLRQPLRAGTYEVRWQAAGADGHRMNGTVNFIVS, encoded by the coding sequence ATGAAATTCGCATCTCTCCTCGCCACAATTGCCATGATTGCTGCGCCGCTTGCGGCCCCGTCGATCGCGCTTGCCCATACGCGCGTCGTGGCCTCGACTCCTGCTGAGGGCGCAACCGTTGTGCGCCCGCGGGCGGTGACCCTCACATTCAGCGAAGCCTTGTTGCCGCCGACCGCCGCCGCCAGCATCGTCATGACCGCGATGCCTGGGATGGCGAACCACGGCGAGATGGTGATCCGCAATTTCACGACGGCCTGGAGCAATGGCAACAAGACCATGACGCTCACCCTGCGGCAGCCGCTGCGCGCCGGAACCTATGAGGTGCGCTGGCAAGCCGCCGGAGCCGATGGGCATCGCATGAACGGCACCGTCAACTTCATCGTCAGCTGA
- a CDS encoding copper resistance system multicopper oxidase — MNSPNLTRRHLIAALGAGSAFAAMPAWAQGHNVHRSGSHGRGGPRIPAGFGELSGDVIDLTVGSGHRIVEGRRGPGIAVNGSVPGPLIRLREGQNVRLNVTNNLETDTSVHWHGFLLPFHMDGVPGISFPGIKPGQTFTYEFPIRQSGTYWYHSHSGLQEQSGHYGPMIIDPAGAEPVQFDRDYILLLSDFTVLDPHFIMSRLRTGEGYFNRQLSTWTDQYPMSGEERRMWAEMRMMPTDIMDIGAPTYTFLANGRGPTEGMEYLFRAGERVRLRIINGSAQSFFNVRIPGLPMTIIAADGQNVRPVEVDEFQIGTAEIYDVIVTPGEADAYAIVGESMDRSGMALAMLASRPGARAAVPALRDPPLLTMGDMGMNHGSDGMDHSMMDHGGAAADAAAGEMDHAAMGHSDPAVPADAADGAMAGMAMGGMSMDGMMMRDTTLLPPDVAIGPGIDMVSMAPTDKMGDPGLGLRDVPHRVLNYRMLTALEANHDTREPSRLLELHLTGNMERYMWSFDGRMYSAVSDVPIRFAWNERVRVKLINNTMMAHPIHLHGMFFELVNGESAEHQPRKNVVIVQPGASAQFDLTANEPGDWAFHCHLMYHMHGGMMQTVTVVGPGGGA, encoded by the coding sequence ATGAACAGTCCGAACCTTACACGACGTCACCTCATCGCCGCCCTTGGCGCGGGATCAGCCTTCGCTGCCATGCCGGCCTGGGCGCAGGGTCATAACGTCCACCGCAGCGGCAGCCATGGGCGCGGCGGCCCGCGTATTCCTGCAGGTTTTGGCGAGCTGTCAGGCGATGTCATCGACTTGACCGTTGGCAGCGGCCACCGCATTGTCGAGGGGCGGCGCGGTCCGGGCATTGCCGTCAATGGCAGTGTCCCCGGCCCGCTGATCCGGCTGCGCGAGGGGCAGAATGTCCGCCTCAATGTCACCAATAATCTGGAGACCGATACGTCGGTGCACTGGCACGGCTTCCTTTTGCCGTTTCACATGGATGGGGTGCCCGGCATCAGCTTTCCCGGTATCAAACCGGGCCAGACCTTCACCTACGAGTTCCCCATCCGTCAGTCGGGCACCTATTGGTATCACAGCCATTCGGGTCTGCAGGAGCAATCCGGCCATTACGGCCCGATGATCATCGATCCGGCAGGGGCCGAGCCGGTGCAGTTTGATCGCGATTACATCCTGCTGCTGAGCGACTTCACCGTGCTCGATCCGCATTTCATCATGAGCCGGTTGCGCACGGGCGAAGGTTATTTCAATCGGCAGCTGAGCACCTGGACCGACCAATATCCGATGTCGGGTGAAGAACGGCGGATGTGGGCCGAAATGCGGATGATGCCGACCGACATCATGGATATCGGCGCGCCGACCTACACCTTCCTCGCCAACGGGCGCGGCCCAACCGAGGGGATGGAATATCTATTCCGCGCCGGGGAACGCGTGCGGCTGCGCATCATCAATGGATCGGCGCAGAGCTTCTTCAATGTTCGCATTCCCGGCCTGCCGATGACTATCATCGCTGCCGATGGCCAGAATGTGCGCCCGGTTGAGGTCGACGAATTCCAGATCGGCACGGCTGAAATCTATGACGTGATCGTCACTCCTGGTGAGGCTGATGCCTATGCCATCGTGGGCGAATCGATGGACCGATCAGGCATGGCACTGGCGATGCTGGCGAGCCGCCCGGGTGCGCGGGCGGCGGTGCCGGCGCTACGTGATCCGCCGCTGTTGACCATGGGCGACATGGGCATGAACCACGGCTCCGATGGCATGGACCACAGCATGATGGATCATGGCGGCGCCGCCGCAGATGCTGCAGCAGGCGAAATGGACCACGCCGCCATGGGCCATAGCGATCCGGCCGTACCTGCTGACGCCGCCGATGGCGCAATGGCGGGCATGGCGATGGGCGGAATGAGCATGGACGGCATGATGATGCGCGACACCACGCTGCTACCGCCTGACGTGGCGATTGGTCCGGGGATCGACATGGTGTCGATGGCACCGACGGACAAAATGGGCGATCCCGGCCTCGGCCTGCGCGATGTGCCGCACCGGGTGCTCAACTATCGGATGCTCACCGCGCTTGAGGCCAACCACGACACGCGCGAGCCTTCGCGGCTGCTAGAGCTGCACCTCACCGGCAACATGGAACGCTACATGTGGTCGTTTGACGGGCGAATGTATTCGGCCGTCAGCGATGTGCCGATCCGTTTTGCTTGGAACGAGCGGGTGCGGGTGAAGCTCATCAACAACACGATGATGGCGCACCCCATCCATCTTCACGGCATGTTCTTCGAACTGGTCAACGGGGAAAGCGCTGAGCATCAGCCGCGCAAGAACGTCGTGATCGTCCAGCCCGGCGCCAGCGCGCAATTTGATCTCACCGCCAACGAACCCGGCGACTGGGCATTCCACTGCCACCTGATGTATCACATGCATGGCGGGATGATGCAGACCGTGACCGTGGTCGGTCCGGGAGGCGGCGCATGA
- a CDS encoding sigma-70 family RNA polymerase sigma factor, translating to MTSDNLDAALIRDARAGGVGAQRALVERYRETVYRLARSATGDPEEAFDIAQETFVAAFAALNRYDPERPFKAWISAITLNKCRDWARRRAVRRFIGLPMPEHTADWIADDAPSAETLAADRAELAATARAIAELPAKLKDVLILCTVEGLSQQEAAMTLGISVKAVETRLFRARQKLVGIVRGGPDARV from the coding sequence GTGACCTCTGACAATCTGGATGCTGCGCTCATACGCGACGCACGGGCTGGCGGGGTCGGCGCGCAACGTGCGCTCGTCGAGCGCTACCGTGAGACCGTGTACCGGCTTGCGCGCTCGGCGACAGGCGATCCCGAGGAGGCCTTCGATATTGCGCAGGAAACGTTCGTTGCCGCGTTTGCTGCGCTGAACCGTTATGATCCCGAGCGACCATTCAAGGCCTGGATCAGCGCCATCACGCTCAACAAATGCCGGGACTGGGCTCGTCGCCGCGCGGTCAGGCGGTTCATCGGTCTGCCGATGCCGGAACACACGGCGGACTGGATTGCTGATGATGCGCCTTCGGCGGAAACACTTGCTGCAGATCGCGCCGAGCTTGCCGCGACCGCCCGTGCGATCGCCGAGCTTCCAGCCAAGCTGAAAGACGTGTTGATTTTGTGCACGGTTGAGGGCCTGAGCCAGCAGGAGGCCGCAATGACGCTGGGCATCAGTGTCAAGGCGGTCGAGACGCGGCTTTTTCGCGCGCGTCAAAAATTGGTGGGCATTGTGAGGGGTGGCCCGGACGCACGCGTATAG